From the genome of Faecalibacterium prausnitzii:
TGTGGATGTGAACGGCCTGCACGAGCTGAACAACACCAAGGGCCACAATGCGGGCGACGTCATGCTCAAGACGGTGGCTCAGGAGATGGTCCGGCAGTTCGGCATCAAGGACAGCTACCGCATCGGCGGCGACGAGTTCGTAGCCTTTGTGGTGGACGAGCCGCCCCGCACGGTGCGGGAACGGATGAGCCAGCTCGTGGCCAATGTGGAGGCCAACGGCTATTCGGTCGCCGTGGGCTGTGCTACCTGCAGCGCCGGCGGCATCCAGCTCGAAGCCCTCATCAAGCAGGCCGAGAGCCGCATGTACGACGACAAGGAAGAACACTACCGCCGCCGCGGCATCCCGCACGGGTAAAAAGGATAAAACCCTCTCCGGCATTGCGAAGCAATGCCGGAGAGGGTTTCTGTTTTTATAAACCATAGAGCTTCGGCACCTGAATGCGGAACAGCTCCAGCATGGCCTTGAGGGGGGCGCTTTGGTAGTTGCTGCGGGGGTAGACGAGGGCCAGCGGGCGGCTGGTCTCGACTCTGGCAATGTGGAAGTAGCACAGCTCCTCGCCGTAGAACTGCCGCTGGGCAAAGATCAGCGGTGCAAAGGTGATGCCGAGCTGCTGCGCGGCCAGGCTCAGCGCGCGCTCCACGCTGCTGCACTGGAGCCGCAGGTCGGGCAGAAAGCCCGCCTGCTCGCACATTTTCTGGCAGATGCCGCCCAGCATCTGCTCCGGCGGCAGCAGGATGAACGGCTCGCCGCTGAGGGCGTTCAGCTCCAGCGCACCGCTCTGCGGCTGGATGCGGGGCAGGAACGACCGGGGCACGGCCAGCAGGATGGGCTCGTTCAGCAGCAGCTCGTTGCAGTAGGTCACGGTGTCGGGGCTGGGCACGTCCACGATGAAATCCAGCTGTTTGGCGTCCAGCTGAAGGCGCAGCAGGGTGGTGGAAAGCTCCACCGTGTGGACTTCGCAGCTGGGGAACTGCCGGTAAAACGCCGACAGGATGGTGGGCAGCAGCAGATTGCCCCGGTGGGGGCTGACGCCCAGCCGAAGCAGCTGGCGCCGGCCGGAAGCGATGTCGCTGAGCTTGTCGTTCAGCCGCCCGAAAGAGATGTCGGTCTCCGCAGCCCAGGCGCAGAACAGGCTGCCCGCGTAGGTGGGCTCCAGCCCGTCGGGCCCGCGGGTGAACAGCGGGGTGCCCAGCTCCTCTTCCAGTGCCTTCAGGCTCAGCGAAAGGGACGGCTGGGTCAGGTAAAGTCTCTGAGCCGCGCGGGTGATGCTTTTTTCCTCCGCGATGGTCAGAACATAGCGCAGCTGGTTCCAGTTCATACGGCACCTCCGTTCCATAAGAAAAACCTATGGATTCTATCATAAAACATATATTTGAAAAATGCAACCCCCTGTGATACCCTATTGTCAGAAACAGGAGGAATGGATGTTGGAAAAAGCAATTCATAGAACCGCACAAAAAAAGACCGAAGCCGCCCCGGAGCAGACCTCCCGCGTGAAGATGGCGCTTCTGATCTTTGCATACTTTATTAAGATCGGCTCCTTCACCTTTGGCAGCGGATGGAGCATCCTGGCCCAGATGGAGCAGGAGTTCGTGGACAAGCGCCGCTGGCTGACCAAGCAGGAGCTGCTGGAGCTGGTGGCCGTGGGCAAATCACTGCCCGGCATCATGATCACCAACATCACGATGCTGTTCGGCTACCAGATGGCTGGGGTGCTGGGCGGTGTTCTGGCCGTGCTGGGCATCGCGCTGCCGGCCGTGGTGGTGCTGAGCCTGGTCACGCTGGCGTACGATGCCATCAAATCGAATTACTGGGTCTGGGCCGCGCTGCAGGGCGTGCAGTGCGCGGTGGTGCCCATCATCGGCGGGGCGGCCATCTCGCTGGGCAAAGAGGCCCTGAAGGATAAGGCGAGCGTCTTCATCTGCCTGGCGGCGCTGGCCGTCTGCCACTTCACGAGCATCAGCAACATCGTGCTGATCCTGGCGGGTGTTGTGGCCGCGCTGGTCTGGATGGAGGGGAAGGAACATGCTTGAGACGCTGGTGCAGCTGTTCTTCGCCTTTGCCCGCATCGGTTTCACGAGCTTTGGCGGCACCTCGATGATCCCGCTCATCCTCGATGAGATGTCCAGCCACGGCTGGATGAGCGCCGACGACCTGACCAACCTCATCGCCATTGCCGAGATGACCCCCGGCAGCCTGGGCGTGAATTGTGCCACCTTCGCAGGCACCCAGACGGCGGGTACCATCGGCGGTCTGGTGGCTGTGCTGGGCGTGTTGAGCCCGGCCTTCACCCTGACGCTGGCGGCAGCGGTCTTCTTCCAGAAGTTCCGCACCAGCAAGGTCATGGGGTGGATCATGAAAGTCGTCAAGCCGCTCTGCATCGGCATGATCCTGGAAGTGCTGCTCAGCCTGAGCCTGAGCACCTACGCAGGCGAGGGCGGCATCCGCTTCGTCGGCATCGCCATCGGCCTGCTCTGCTTCTGGCTGCTGCAAAAGAAAAAGATGAGTGTGCCGAAGGTCATCGGCATTGCGGCCACGCTGGGCGTGGTCGGTTTCGGCGTATTGTAACAAAGAGAACGGGAGCCTTTCGTGCACGGTGCGGAAGGCTCCCGTTTTGTATCTCATCCAAAATTCGTCTGGGTTTCTCATAAAAAAAGCCTAACGCTTTTTGGGCAGAATGCGCTATACTGGCCCTATCACAAACCTTGGAGGAGCATTTTATGGAGGAAACAAAGAAAAAGGGTTCCGGTACCACCGACCTGACCGTTGGCCGGCCGCTGACCCGCATTTTGCAGTTCGCCCTGCCGCTGGTGCTGGGAACGCTGTTCCAGCAGCTGTACAGCTTTGTGGACACGATCATCGTGGGGCGCTGCATCGGCACCGATGCGCTGGGCGCGGTGGGCACGACCTACTCGCTGAATTTTATGATCGTGGGCTTCGTGCTGGCCACCTGCAACGGCTTCGGCATCCCGGTGGCTGAGAGCTTCGGCGCAAAGGACCGGGATGACCTGCACAAGTACCTGTTCAACGGTGCCGTGCTCTGCGTGGGGATGAGTCTGGTCTTTGCGGTGGGCACGACTCTCGTTGCGGCCCCGCTGCTGCAGCTCATCCACACCCCGGCAGAGCTGCTGGAGAATGCCGTGCACTACATCCGCATCATCTTCCTGGGCATCCCTGCGACGGTGCTGTACAACTATTCGTCCACCGTTCTGCGCAGTCTGGGCGACTCGAAGCATCCGTTCTACTTCCTGCTGGTGTCCAGCTTCCTGAACATTGCGCTGGACGTGCTGTTCATCGTGCCGCTGGGCATGGGCGTCGAGGGCGCGGCCATCGCGACGGTGATCAGCCAGCTCGTCAGCGGCATCCTCTGCACCTGGTGGTTCTTCACCAAAGTGGAGGACATCCACTTCACCAGAGAGAACTGCGTCCTTTCCGGCAGGCACTGCAAGCGGCTGGCCTACATCGGCTTCCCGATGGGGTTTGAGTATTCGGTCTCGGCCATCGGCGCCGTCATCATGCAGGACGCCATCAACCAGCTGGGCAGCGTGGCCGTGGCCGCGCAGACCGCCGGTGAGAAAATCCGCCAGATGTTCACCCTGCCCATGGAGAGTGTCGGCATGGCCATGGCGACTTATGTGGGCCAGAACCACGGTGCGGGCCGCACCGACCGCGTCCGACAGGGCATCCGGGACGGCTGCATCATCCAGGCGGGATACAGCGCCATTGCATGGGTCGCGGTCTTCCTGGTCAAGCGCTGGGCCGTGGGCCTGGTGCTGGGCGATGCCGAACCGGCCATCTTCAACGGTGCGGTGGAGTACCTGACCGTCATCAGTGTGCTGTTCGTTCTGCTGGGCTTCCTGATGATCTTCCGCTACACGCTGCAGGGCCTCGGCTACAGCGTACAGGCCGTCATCTCCGGCGTGGGCGAGCTCATCGGCCGCGCCCTCGGCGGCTGGCTGGCCGTGCACCAGCTGGGCTATCTCGGCATCTGCATCTCGAACCCCCTTGCCTGGGGCTTTGCCCTGTGCTACTGCGTGTTCATGGTCACGCGGGTGCTGAAAAAGGAGAGCCGGGCGTCATAAACCAAAATCAAAAAAGCGCTCCGCAGTTTTGCACTGCGAAGCGCTTTTTTGTGGAAAACTCAGTTGATAAAATTCACAAAGACGGGGCAGAGCACAGCGGTGAGCACACCGGCTACCGCGATGGACAGGCCGCTCATCGCGCCTTCGACTTCGCCCATCTGCAGGGCTTTGCTGGTGCCGACGGCATGGGCCGAGGTGCCGATGCCCACGCCCTTGGCAATGGGGTCGGTGATGTGGAACACCTTGCAGACCGTCTCGGCCAGCAGGTTGCCCGCGATGCCGGTCAGGATGACGATGGCGCCGGTCAGGGCCGCGATGCCGCCCAGCTCAGCGGCGACATCCATGCTGATGGCAGTGGTGACGGACTTGGGCAGCAGGGTCACATACTGCTCACGGGTCAGGCCCATGGCCACGGCCAGAGCCAGTGCGCTGCCCAGACTGACCAGGGTTCCCACCGAGATGCCCGCGATGATGGCGGCGGCGTTCTCCTTGAGCAGATCCCACTTTTCATACAGCGGGATGGCCAGGCTGATGGTGGCGGGCAGCAGCAGATAGCTGACCGGCGCGGCGCTGACTTTGTAATCTGCGTAGGAGATGTTCAGCACACTGAGCAGGATGATGACGAAGATGCTGCCCAGCAGCAGAGGGTTGAAGACGGCCTTGCCCGTCACCCGGTTGATGAGGGTGCCCAGTGCAAAGGCCGCCAGCGTGAGCAGAACGCCCCACGCCGAGGACGAGGAAAGAAACTCATTCAGCAGCTGTGTCATTTGCGGCAGCCTCCTTTTTGCTCTGCTTGCGGCGGGTGAGCGCCTGGGTGGTGTGGCCGGATGTCACCAGCACCAGCACCGTGACCGGGATGATGGCGATGACGATGGGCAGCAGCATGCTGCCCATCTCGGCCCACAGCTCCATGACACCGGCTGCGGCGGGCACGAACAGCAGCGGGAAAATACCGGTCAGGAACAGGCCGACCTCCTTCACATCGTCCAGCTGAACGAGGCCCAGCAGCAGGGCGGCCAGCAGCAGGACCAGGCCATAGATGCTGGCCGGGATGGGCAGCGGCAGAACAGCGTGGCAGAACTCGCCCAGAAAACAGAACGCAAGGATGCGTGCGAACTGAAACAGATACTTCGTAAAAAATCCCCCTTCATCGCGCCCGCGCAGCCCCCCTTCGGGGCAGCTCTGCCGGAGAATGGGCCTCTGGCAGGGCGGGCCGGTCAAACAAAGCCCGGAAGACGCCGGGCCGCGCGTTTATTTGTGACGGTCAGTGTAACAGTATAGCCCAAAAGCCCCGGCGGCGCAACGGCAATACTTGCTAAGAATTTATGTCGAACCGACAAAAAACTGGATGTTCTGAGGGTTTGGCGGAAAATGAGAAAACCGGCCGGGAATGGAACACCGCCTTTTCCCGAAAAAATTTGTGTAAATGCCCGCCGGAGGGTTGCGCTGGGTGGGGCGTTCATTGTACAATAAACACGTTACCGAAAAATACGACACAGCGGGCGGATGTGCCCCAAAGTGAGGAATCGAAATGAACGGATCGAAAATTCGGGTGCTGGCGCTGGATCTGGACGGCACCCTGACCAATGATGAAAAGATCGTTACCCCCCGCACCCGCGCGGCGCTGGACGCAGCAGCGGCGCAGGGCGTGACCATCGTGCTGGCTTCCGGCCGGCCTACGGCGGGCATCACCCCGCTGGCAAAGGAACTGGGGCTGGACAAAAAGGGCGGCTGCATCCTGGCCTACAATGGCGGAAAGATCGTGGACTGCGCCACCGGTGCGGCCCTATATCAGAAGCTGCTGGCCCCGGAGTTCGTGCCCCAGCTGTGCCGGTTTGCGGCAGAGCAGGACGTCGCGCTCCTGACCTACGATGCCCGCGGCATCGTCTGTGAGCGCGACCAGGACCCCTGGGCCCGGAAGGAGTGCGTGACCACTAAGCTGGAGATGTACCATGTGGACGATCTGGCTTCCTATGTGGATTACCCCATCTGCAAGATGCTCCTCACCGTGGACCCCGCCCGCCGCGACGCCGTCTGCGCCGCAGGCCGGCAGCAGTTCGAGGGCAAAATCGACATCTACCCCTCCAGCCCCTTCTTCATCGAGGCCGTGCCGCTGGGCGTGATGAAGGACGTCAGCCTGGGCGCTCTGCTGGAACGCATGGGCCTGACCCGCGAGAACCTGATGGCCTGCGGCGACGGTCTGAACGACCGCTCGATGATCGCCTTTGCGGGCGTGGGCGTCGCCATGCAGAACGCTGAGGACGCCGTGAAGGAGGTCGCCGACTACGTGACCGCCGCCGACAACAACCACGACGGCGTCGCCGAGGCCATTGAGAAATTCATTTTACAGTGAGAGGACAGGACACACGAATGCCGCAGCGCAATCTGGTTTTATTTGATTTGGAATGGAACATCGGCTACCAGCCGTATACGTTCAACTATCATGGGGTGCAGCAGACCTTCCGGGGCGAGATCATCGAGATCGGCGCGGTGAAGATCGACGAAGACGCCAACGTCCTCGATACCTTCTCCATCCATCTGCGCCCCCGTATCTTCCGCAAATTGCAGCACCACATCGCCAAGGTCACCGGCCTGACGCAGGAAGACCTGGACAACGGCGCCCCCATCGTGCAGGGCCTGCGCCGTTTCATGCAGTGGTGCGGCCCGGACGCCGAGTTCGCCGAGTGGGGCATGGACGATGTGCCGGTGCTCAAGCAGAATCTGTTCCTGTGCAATCTGGACGAGAGCCGCCCCACGGTGTGGTACGACCTGCAGCAGGTCTTTCTGCGGGAGCATCCCCGCAAGGAAGGCGAGGGCATGACGCTGGAAAGCGTCGTCACCCGGATGGGCATTCCGATGGACCGCCCCTTCCACGACGCCCTGTCCGATACCCTCTACACCGCCGATGTCTGCCGCAAGCTCGACCTGCGGGAGGGGTTGGCCGCCTACCCCAGCGAGGAGCAGGCCCTGCGCCAGAGCCTCTGCCCGAAGCCCGGCGACTACCGGGATTTCCGCGTCTTCCGCGGCTATGTGGAGCCGTACACCTGGCGGGTCGACCCCATCATCAGCACGGCCCAGTGCCCGGCCTGCGGAGCCGACCTTGCGCCGGACGAGATCTGGCTGAAAAAGGGCAGCAACAGCTGGTACACGCTGGCCCAGTGCCCCCACTGTGCCGGAACGGCCAGCGAGGCGGGCAAGGGCGTCTTCCAGCGGTACAAGCTGGCCCGGCGGGACGGCCTGCACTGGAGCTTTGCCCGCTGTGTGCAGGTCCCGGATGCCGAGGCGCTGGCCCGCTGGGACAAGCAGCGCACCCAGCAGATCGAGCGGATGAAGGCCCGCGCCGAAAAACAGGCCGGGGAAAAAGCCTGAGACCGATCGTGCAGGAAAACCGCACCCCATTTCGTATAGCAAAGTATAGCGCAGACGAAAAAGCGAAGAAAATGCAGAATTTCTTCATCGCACATTCATAAGTTCTGGATATACTAAGAGAAACGAGAGGGAAGGAACACACGATGGAAAGCACCCTGATCAGCTTTGTGCACCAGCTGGGAACGCTGGAATTCTGGCAGACATTACTGGACAGCTTCGGAGACCTCGGCCCCCTTGCGCCCATCTTTCTGGCAATGGTGGAGTCGTTTTTTCCGCCGCTGCCCCTCATCGCCATCGTGGCGCTGAATGTGGCGGCCCACGGCGGCCTTTTCGGTTTTGTGTACAGCTGGGTGGGCGTCATGCTGGGCGGCACCCTGATGTTCCTGTTCTGGCGGCGGGTGCTCAAACAGTTCTTCTGGAAGTTCGCCAGCCGTTCCCAGAAGCTGGAAAAAGCTGAGCAGTGGGTCAGCCGGTTCGACGTTTCGTCCCTGTTCATGCTGTCGGTGCTGCCGTTCACCCCTTCGTCCTTCATGCACTTTGCCTTCGGTATCTCGGATTTTGACGAAAAACGCTACCTCATCACCATGCTGCTGGGCAAGGGTGTGATGGTGGCCATGATGGCCCTCTTCGGCCAGTCCCTCGTCAGTTCGATGAAGAACCCGGTCTACCTCGTCCTCGCCGTCGTCATCTGGGGCGCAATGTACTGGGGCAGCAAGCGGTTCTGCAAAAAACATGATCTGTAAGAAACGATGAAACGATAAAAACGCTCCCTTGCCGACGGCAAGAGAGCGTTTTTTGTGCAAATGGGTCGTTATCCTTCGTATCCCAAGGTCGCCGCCATAACGGCCTTGATGGTGTGCATCCGGTTCTCGGCCTCGTCGAAGACGATGCTCTGCGGGCCTTCGAAGACCTCGTCGGTGACTTCCATGGCATCGCGGCCGAACTTTTCGCCCATCTCTTTGCCCACAGTGGTCTTGTGGTCGTGATAGGCGGGCAGGCAGTGCATGAAGACGGCCTGCGGCCCGGCCAGCGCCATCAGTGCGTTGTTGATCTGGTAGGGGGCCAGGTCGTGGATGCGCTCGGCCCAGACCTCGACAGGTTCGCCCATCGAGACCCAGACGTCGGTGTACAGCACATCGGCACCCTGGGCGGCTTTGGCGGGGTCTTCCTCAAAGGTCAGGGTCGCGCCGGTCTCGGCGGCGATAGCCTGGCACTGAGCGATGAGCGCCGGGTCTGGCTGATACTTCTTGGGGGCGCAGGCCGTGAAGTGCAGGCCCATCTTGGCGCAGCCCACCATCAGGCTGTTGCCCATGTTGTAGCGGGCGTCGCCGAAGTAGACGAAATGGATGCCCTTCAGGCGGCCGAAGTGCTCCCGGATGGTGAGGAAGTCGGCCAGAATCTGAGTGGGGTGGAACTCGTTGGTCAGACCGTTCCAGACGGGAACGCCTGCATAATGGGCCAGGTCCTCGACGATCTGCTGGCCATAGCCGCGGTACTCAATGCCGTCGAACATCCGGCCCAGCACACGGGCGGTGTCCGCAATGGACTCTTTTTTGCCGATCTGGCTGCCCGACGGGTCCAGATAGGTGACTTCCATGCCCAGATCGTGGGCGGCCACTTCAAAGCTGCACCGGGTGCGGGTGGAGGTCTTCTCGAAGATCAGGGCGATGTTTTTGCCGCGCAGGGCATCGTGGCGGATGCCGGCCTTCTTCTTGGCCTTGAGGCCAGCGGCCAGATCCAGCAGCGCTTCGATCTCGGCGGGGGTGTAATCCAGCAGCTTCAGAAAGTTCCGATTTTTCAGACTCATTGCATATTTCCCTCTCTATTCATGAAAACTTGAATATTTATTCGAAATGATGCTTCTATTATATAGCAGAAGAAACCGCCGGTCAAGGGCTTTGCGCGCTCACAGCTCCAGTTCGATCTTCCGCCCGCTGGGGGTGTAGGAGGTGAGCCGGATACCGGCCTTTTTGAACATGAACCGTGCTGCAACGCTGGAATCGGAGTCGTGGTACTTGTCGCCGTAGTAGACCACCTCCGAGATGCCGGACTGGATGATGGCTTTGGCGCACTCGTTGCAGGGGAAGAGGGTCACATAGACCCGTGCGCCCTTCAGGTTGTTGTGGGCGCTGTTCAGGATGGCATTCAGCTCGGCATGGCAGACGTACATATATTTGGTGTCCAGCGGGTCGCCCTCGCGGTCCCAGGGCATGGCGTCGTCGTCGCAGCCAATGGGCATA
Proteins encoded in this window:
- a CDS encoding Cof-type HAD-IIB family hydrolase; the encoded protein is MNGSKIRVLALDLDGTLTNDEKIVTPRTRAALDAAAAQGVTIVLASGRPTAGITPLAKELGLDKKGGCILAYNGGKIVDCATGAALYQKLLAPEFVPQLCRFAAEQDVALLTYDARGIVCERDQDPWARKECVTTKLEMYHVDDLASYVDYPICKMLLTVDPARRDAVCAAGRQQFEGKIDIYPSSPFFIEAVPLGVMKDVSLGALLERMGLTRENLMACGDGLNDRSMIAFAGVGVAMQNAEDAVKEVADYVTAADNNHDGVAEAIEKFILQ
- the argF gene encoding ornithine carbamoyltransferase, with the protein product MSLKNRNFLKLLDYTPAEIEALLDLAAGLKAKKKAGIRHDALRGKNIALIFEKTSTRTRCSFEVAAHDLGMEVTYLDPSGSQIGKKESIADTARVLGRMFDGIEYRGYGQQIVEDLAHYAGVPVWNGLTNEFHPTQILADFLTIREHFGRLKGIHFVYFGDARYNMGNSLMVGCAKMGLHFTACAPKKYQPDPALIAQCQAIAAETGATLTFEEDPAKAAQGADVLYTDVWVSMGEPVEVWAERIHDLAPYQINNALMALAGPQAVFMHCLPAYHDHKTTVGKEMGEKFGRDAMEVTDEVFEGPQSIVFDEAENRMHTIKAVMAATLGYEG
- a CDS encoding chromate transporter; translation: MLETLVQLFFAFARIGFTSFGGTSMIPLILDEMSSHGWMSADDLTNLIAIAEMTPGSLGVNCATFAGTQTAGTIGGLVAVLGVLSPAFTLTLAAAVFFQKFRTSKVMGWIMKVVKPLCIGMILEVLLSLSLSTYAGEGGIRFVGIAIGLLCFWLLQKKKMSVPKVIGIAATLGVVGFGVL
- a CDS encoding LysR family transcriptional regulator: MNWNQLRYVLTIAEEKSITRAAQRLYLTQPSLSLSLKALEEELGTPLFTRGPDGLEPTYAGSLFCAWAAETDISFGRLNDKLSDIASGRRQLLRLGVSPHRGNLLLPTILSAFYRQFPSCEVHTVELSTTLLRLQLDAKQLDFIVDVPSPDTVTYCNELLLNEPILLAVPRSFLPRIQPQSGALELNALSGEPFILLPPEQMLGGICQKMCEQAGFLPDLRLQCSSVERALSLAAQQLGITFAPLIFAQRQFYGEELCYFHIARVETSRPLALVYPRSNYQSAPLKAMLELFRIQVPKLYGL
- a CDS encoding chromate transporter — its product is MLEKAIHRTAQKKTEAAPEQTSRVKMALLIFAYFIKIGSFTFGSGWSILAQMEQEFVDKRRWLTKQELLELVAVGKSLPGIMITNITMLFGYQMAGVLGGVLAVLGIALPAVVVLSLVTLAYDAIKSNYWVWAALQGVQCAVVPIIGGAAISLGKEALKDKASVFICLAALAVCHFTSISNIVLILAGVVAALVWMEGKEHA
- a CDS encoding LrgB family protein → MTQLLNEFLSSSSAWGVLLTLAAFALGTLINRVTGKAVFNPLLLGSIFVIILLSVLNISYADYKVSAAPVSYLLLPATISLAIPLYEKWDLLKENAAAIIAGISVGTLVSLGSALALAVAMGLTREQYVTLLPKSVTTAISMDVAAELGGIAALTGAIVILTGIAGNLLAETVCKVFHITDPIAKGVGIGTSAHAVGTSKALQMGEVEGAMSGLSIAVAGVLTAVLCPVFVNFIN
- a CDS encoding CidA/LrgA family protein, producing MTGPPCQRPILRQSCPEGGLRGRDEGGFFTKYLFQFARILAFCFLGEFCHAVLPLPIPASIYGLVLLLAALLLGLVQLDDVKEVGLFLTGIFPLLFVPAAAGVMELWAEMGSMLLPIVIAIIPVTVLVLVTSGHTTQALTRRKQSKKEAAANDTAAE
- a CDS encoding 3'-5' exonuclease yields the protein MPQRNLVLFDLEWNIGYQPYTFNYHGVQQTFRGEIIEIGAVKIDEDANVLDTFSIHLRPRIFRKLQHHIAKVTGLTQEDLDNGAPIVQGLRRFMQWCGPDAEFAEWGMDDVPVLKQNLFLCNLDESRPTVWYDLQQVFLREHPRKEGEGMTLESVVTRMGIPMDRPFHDALSDTLYTADVCRKLDLREGLAAYPSEEQALRQSLCPKPGDYRDFRVFRGYVEPYTWRVDPIISTAQCPACGADLAPDEIWLKKGSNSWYTLAQCPHCAGTASEAGKGVFQRYKLARRDGLHWSFARCVQVPDAEALARWDKQRTQQIERMKARAEKQAGEKA
- a CDS encoding MATE family efflux transporter, which encodes MEETKKKGSGTTDLTVGRPLTRILQFALPLVLGTLFQQLYSFVDTIIVGRCIGTDALGAVGTTYSLNFMIVGFVLATCNGFGIPVAESFGAKDRDDLHKYLFNGAVLCVGMSLVFAVGTTLVAAPLLQLIHTPAELLENAVHYIRIIFLGIPATVLYNYSSTVLRSLGDSKHPFYFLLVSSFLNIALDVLFIVPLGMGVEGAAIATVISQLVSGILCTWWFFTKVEDIHFTRENCVLSGRHCKRLAYIGFPMGFEYSVSAIGAVIMQDAINQLGSVAVAAQTAGEKIRQMFTLPMESVGMAMATYVGQNHGAGRTDRVRQGIRDGCIIQAGYSAIAWVAVFLVKRWAVGLVLGDAEPAIFNGAVEYLTVISVLFVLLGFLMIFRYTLQGLGYSVQAVISGVGELIGRALGGWLAVHQLGYLGICISNPLAWGFALCYCVFMVTRVLKKESRAS
- a CDS encoding TVP38/TMEM64 family protein, producing MESTLISFVHQLGTLEFWQTLLDSFGDLGPLAPIFLAMVESFFPPLPLIAIVALNVAAHGGLFGFVYSWVGVMLGGTLMFLFWRRVLKQFFWKFASRSQKLEKAEQWVSRFDVSSLFMLSVLPFTPSSFMHFAFGISDFDEKRYLITMLLGKGVMVAMMALFGQSLVSSMKNPVYLVLAVVIWGAMYWGSKRFCKKHDL
- a CDS encoding deoxycytidylate deaminase; the protein is MKRTDYINWDEYFMGIALLTAMRSKDPSSQVGACIVSPENKILSLGYNGMPIGCDDDAMPWDREGDPLDTKYMYVCHAELNAILNSAHNNLKGARVYVTLFPCNECAKAIIQSGISEVVYYGDKYHDSDSSVAARFMFKKAGIRLTSYTPSGRKIELEL